Sequence from the Pseudocalidococcus azoricus BACA0444 genome:
GCTTCATACCATGACGGCAGTGGCTCATTTCCCTGCAAGAGTGGGGTAATGTCTAAACCCAGTTCCCGTTGTTGGAGTAGCCGATGGAACCAAGTCCCCAAGTCTTGCGGTAAATCTACCCCTAAGTTGGCCGTGGCTTTGGCCTGAAAATTTGGCAACCCCAACTGATCTAAATAGAGATATTGGAACTTGCGGGGACAATGGGCCAGGGCTTGGAGCGAGCTTTGGGTCAAGGATAGGCCGGGTGTCTCAACAAGAGGATCGGTGGTCAAGGGTTCATCCAATAGAGGCATAGGTCAGGCAACAACCTCAAGATAGGACTATTTTTTTGCTTGAGCAATGATATTGCCGATAAAGTTCACTGTAGAGCGTTACACAGACTGTTCTGAGAGAGTAGAAATGTCAAAAAGACTGCTCATAAAGCATTTTCTGACCTGCCCCCATCTCACCCTAAATGAGTAACGCTATAGTCGTCAAGCAGTGGGAGGGGCTTGACCAGATGTGCAAAATTGGCCAGCCACTTCTCAAAAGCTAACAAATCGGCGTTCCCGATTAAAGGCTGAATTAGCAAACTCAGGACATGGCAGTTGGGACGTGGATATCCGGGGTGCCGAGAGCTAAGGGCTTATGTGGGCAGGATGTTACTGGATTCAGGAGTTCCCTGTCCAAGGCCAAATTCTTGGGAGTTAGCCAAACTGGTCAGGGCGGAATTGGGGGCAAGAGTCGCAGAGGCGAGGGGATTTTGGCTGGCTTTCCAGGCCTGGGCAATGGCGGTTAACTTTTCGGCAAAGTGTGTTGTCAGGTCGTTTGGGGCCTGGGGTTGGAATTGATCAATATTTTGGGGTTTTCGTTCAGGGCTAGGAGTGATATCTGGGCTATTTTGATTAAGCTTGCCCCAGGCCAGCATTGTTATGGGTTCTGCCATGTCTAAGTCTGGGGTCGTCAAGTCTCGGGGCAAATTCCGACAGATCATTGCTTCAAACTCACTATTAAAGTGGGTCTGGGCTTCCCCACGCCGTAACCAAAAGGCCAGGAGTTGCTCAACGGAAATCGCCTTATAGCGGCCCTGGTACAAAGCCTCAATAATTGCCAACCGAATCCAGCGGGGCGGATACACCCGTAACCATTGATCAAAGAGTTTTTGACTTCTATCCCCAGCCAAGTCAAATCCATACTGAAGCAGGAGCCGTTCTGCCGCCTTGGTGACTGCATTGTGTCCAGAGTTGACCATAACTACATAACGGAGATAAAGAGCAGGGGGAAATTTTGCATTCCAGTCAAGCGTGCCCTAATTATTGCCCTAAGTCTTAAAAATAGCTAGTGGTGAATCACTTTTGGGGAGATGGAATGAGACAGACTGGTTTTGACTGAAGCAAATCTGAGGGAGACTCTAGAAAAGCATTTTCTCATGTCCCTATGTCTGGCCTTCAGTGCGTTTATGTATGGTTACCCCGTAGCTTGCTCATAGCGTTCTCCGATTTTGTCCCAATTCACCACATTCCACCAGGCCTGGAGATATTGATCCCGGCGATTCCGATAGGACAAATAGTAGGCGTGCTCCCAAACATCATTGCCCAACAACGGGGTGATGCCTTGACTGAGGGGACTATCCTGATTGGGGGTTGTGAACACCTGTAGTGTGCCATCTTGGCCCAACCCTAGCCAAACCCAACCACTGCCAAATTGCTTTAGACCTGCGCTATTGAACTGGGCCTGGAAATCCCCAAAGCTACCAAAACGGGCTTGAATCGCCGTAGCTAAGTTGCCAGTTGGTTCTCCTCCCGCCGCCGGCCCCATACTCTCCCAAAACAAACTGTGATTGGCATGACCGCCGCCATTATTTCTGACCGTTTGCCGAATGTCATTGGGAAGCTGGTCTAGTTTTTCCAGGAGTTCTTCAATCCGCAAGCCAGACCACTGGGGATATTTTTGGAGGGCAGCATTGAGGTTGTTGACGTAGGCCGCGTGGTGCTTGTCATGGTGAAATTGCATGGTTTCAGCATCAATGTAAGGCTCAAGGGCATTGTAGGCATAGGGTAAAGGCGGCAGGACATAAACACCAGTCGGAGATGAGGCAGCCAGAGTTTTAGAGGGAAATAGGGCCCAACTGAACAAGGCCGTACCGCACCACACCAAGGCCTGGCGGCGACTACAGGGTTTGTCTGTCATGGCGAAACCTCCTTCGGATGAGCTAGAGACTGATCACTGAGTTTGTGTCGGAGGCTACTAAACTCACCCAACTGGGGGATGCAACCACCCGAAACACTCAGCCATACTAAAACTATCAACAAAACGTTCATCTTCTCTCTAATCAAGAAGACGGAAGTAGGGTCAAACCCGAAGGAACGCGCCCTCAGTTCTTCACACTTTATTGAGAGGCGACACCATGAAACTTACCTACCGCGGTCAAAACTACGAAGCCAACACCGATCATCCTGATACTGTTGTGACTGATTTAACCGTGAAATATCGGGGTGTGGAATACAAGCTGCGGGATATTTTGCCAGCAAAAGTCTGGACATTATTCTAGGAGCTATTTTTCCAAGACCGATATATTTCGCTCATTTCTTTAACCGATTGACCAAGAAGCACAAGGTTTACAAACATCATTAACTTAAATATGGGCAATACTTTCGTGATGAGGGTATTGCTTTTTTTGGCTGGGTATCCAGCTAACTTGTTGATTACCTTGCGCAAAGGGTTCCCAAACCATCGAAATCTTCAAAGCGTGCCCTGGCTTACCGGAGTCAGCCTTCTCAATGGGTCAGGCCATCTCAGATTCCCATGAGTTCCTCAGAATTTGTCTTGTGGTTGGGACTTAGGCAATGGGGATTGATGTTTGTCGGAACCAGGTTCCCAGAGGTGTAAGTCCGGCCTGATCGGTGAGATTATAGTTCAGGGGCGTAATGCTAATCAGATTTTGCTGCAAGGCCTGAACATCGGTCAAAAAATCACCATCGGCCTGGGAAATATCTTCCATGACTTCACCCGCCAGCCAGTAATAGGTTTTACCCCGCGGATCAATCCGTTTTTGAAACTGATCATGGTAGCGGCGCAGGCCCTGACGGGTAATCACGGCACCGGCAATGTCTGCTTCAGGCAAGGGGGGGACATTGACATTTAAGAGGGTGGCCTGGGGGAGGGGATTTTTGCCTAGGGCCTTCAGCAAATCGCTGGCAAATTGGGCGGCTGGTTCAAAGTCCCGCACGGTAAAACTAGCTAAACTCATGGCAATGCTGGGAATCCCTTCAATCACCCCCTCCATGGCCGCCGAGACCGTACCGGAATAGAGAATATCTGTGCCTAAGTTAGCCCCTTGATTAATCCCAGAGACCACATAATCAGGCCAAGGATCAATTAAAGCCCCCAATGCTAACTTGACACAGTCGGAAGGGGTTCCTGAACAGGCCCAGGCCCGGATTCCGGGTGCAAATAAATGGGTTACTTCCTCGGCCCGAATTGGATCAAAAACCGTTAATCCATGGCCTGTGGCCGACCGCTCCCGATCTGGACAGACGACCGTTACCCCATGACCGGCCTGGGCAAGGGTATTGGCCAACGTCCGCACCCCCGGCGCAAAAATGCCATCATCATTACTGATTAACAGACGCATACCAGCCGGCCCCTTTGTTGTTTGACGGTTCCCTTTCTGCCCAAATTGTTTCACATTCCGTTACATTCCGGCTGGATCACCGGCCAGACCCCTGGAAAAAATCAGCTTAAAACTCTACTCCCTATTCCCTATTCCCTCTAACTTCATCAACGCTGGAATTAAAAAATCTCCTAAGCTCCGGGCATCTACTCCCAACACCGAGCGATGTTTAGCCGCCAATCTCCCGGCCTGGGCGTGCCATCCCATTGCCGTTAAGGTGGCTTCCACGGGTGGAATTTGCCCCAACAGCCCCCCGATTAACCCCGTCAATACATCCCCACTGCCCCCCCGAGCTAATCCAGGCGTACTTTCTCCGTTAATCCAGGCCCGGCCATCGGGTGTCGCAACCACTGTTCTAGCCCCTTTTAAAAGCACAATGGCTCCGGTTTGCCTGGCGGCCTGGGGGGTAATGATCGGGCGGTTGAGAGCAGTTGCATCTTGGCCTGGGGGATGCGTTATGTTTGCGGATAGAGTCTCAACGTTAGGATTAGCTGGCATCAGCCCAGGGAACAGTCGTCGAAATTCACCGGGGTGGGGAGTCAAAATTGTCGGGGCTTTGCGGGTTGATAGACTTGAAACTGGATTGAATTGCGCCAGGATATTTAACCCATCGGCATCCAAAATCAGGGGACGATCACTGCTGAGAACTTGCCTAACAACGGCTTCTGCAAACAGCGTTAATCCCGGCCCACAGGCAATAGCATCAAAGGCACTCAAGTCCATTTCTGGGGGGAATCCGGCAATTGCCCCTTCTGGAGTTTCTGGACAGGGAATCACAATCGCATCAGGGGCCTGGTGTAACACTAACTCCTGCCACCGCGCTGGAACCGCTACCGACAACATCCCAATTCCTGTAGATTTTGCC
This genomic interval carries:
- a CDS encoding superoxide dismutase translates to MTDKPCSRRQALVWCGTALFSWALFPSKTLAASSPTGVYVLPPLPYAYNALEPYIDAETMQFHHDKHHAAYVNNLNAALQKYPQWSGLRIEELLEKLDQLPNDIRQTVRNNGGGHANHSLFWESMGPAAGGEPTGNLATAIQARFGSFGDFQAQFNSAGLKQFGSGWVWLGLGQDGTLQVFTTPNQDSPLSQGITPLLGNDVWEHAYYLSYRNRRDQYLQAWWNVVNWDKIGERYEQATG
- a CDS encoding DUF4278 domain-containing protein, with the protein product MKLTYRGQNYEANTDHPDTVVTDLTVKYRGVEYKLRDILPAKVWTLF
- the surE gene encoding 5'/3'-nucleotidase SurE, which translates into the protein MRLLISNDDGIFAPGVRTLANTLAQAGHGVTVVCPDRERSATGHGLTVFDPIRAEEVTHLFAPGIRAWACSGTPSDCVKLALGALIDPWPDYVVSGINQGANLGTDILYSGTVSAAMEGVIEGIPSIAMSLASFTVRDFEPAAQFASDLLKALGKNPLPQATLLNVNVPPLPEADIAGAVITRQGLRRYHDQFQKRIDPRGKTYYWLAGEVMEDISQADGDFLTDVQALQQNLISITPLNYNLTDQAGLTPLGTWFRQTSIPIA